In one window of Phyllopteryx taeniolatus isolate TA_2022b chromosome 23, UOR_Ptae_1.2, whole genome shotgun sequence DNA:
- the zbtb4 gene encoding zinc finger and BTB domain-containing protein 4: MKGKRHCSRGDAMMEDRLDSMADGPKNAKITLSFPVSAGPLPASLTSSGYCRNAASSSSPHRRRPSSKSSDEGSLWKLDSTMDVKHRPFKPPRHDSSPSSSPSSSSSPMTVHALIRKDIKSPPPLKCSKLPPETQFHKSAPASSSSALAGSYGGDGWDERHKAANGAASPSQTAQILFSLGTSAYPRGGGDAERKEKITGRPAGKLGSPRGPSLHPPALHLPPPLPPPPPPPSEGLTAPPHSSSYSPTDNLKPELICGVCHRLFSSASSLTVHMRLHRGSRALSCRFCGKVFIHSKRLQSHEASCRVPGLPSRLGPSLAVQPKEEPLEEGEVRVEEGETDMSKARPEKKAGSLSARVQGEDDAAAAELLASDESHFVKVVDGNVIYFCSVCERSYMTLSSLKRHSNVHSWRRRYPCHYCDKVFALAEYRTKHEVWHTGERRYQCIFCWDAFATYYNLKTHQKTIHGINPSLISSEKTANGGYKQKANALKLYRLLPMRSQKRPYKTYSDTLQNGLLMSPAEAPSLSLPGLGCDLGPGDLPSFISGTHPQSVKPDPDGFCDDVLAAEHNRSASPPFPQQDSAQLNKHDEAHELEPHRGSSKMSSSSKTKSHKAARGADSTSMPSVITYGHTKPSVIVHGTAVSSSVIVHSNQLSPGGEQNKPPEINVSQTSHKVSARPLKRQRDGADGHRKRSRDSSDPIRRGAEADGSCFKSRKSHSKNDLSRSKQPSPSAGSLVKETGPLCQITVRIGEEAIVKRSISETDLRRDKSRSPPKNKRGEASSVKAAHHHKHHDHRRASQGQEDDTGQDSKEEVGENTGNSCDELREYNFRQKVREQESDHDMEDNLWRPYYSYKPKKKAQAHLQRFKSWQRKLKFKRALRLKRRAEKLKKCGNKEMGKSQDEEEEGGKPSEADKAGCEREEKQAKEACHELSTPSPPSPKPLLGTSVAPTGLKRRPWTNGNAAECATCGCWFSSTSKRDQHELSHLLEFVCLFCRATFPSRDKLEDHQRIQHPKPADTSAGMQKVALGEHPNVLKPECGDEKEAQLNLSNSSPARLSRRALSRHTCPQCHKVCKTSSALNRHIRRHEFSSSPEREKEDDLPEPETTAESKDEVREKGQVVSVISYLTAEPPKSCDSSSSPDHHGEPTSQHRQAESGDKPEVAERTYLEPERKPSPKISESPVDLAPAKAQPVLSAAPNLQSVLVMNRPECLDFCTPGKRNLDKIASPVHSMVTPSTSANVPMTPQTRITTAAPPIAIATVNSSDRGVVARDGVIMDRERQARSAMFVHGSYKEPPLVQALRVQSLSRSPSPNEAQDLTMSSILARERETERQRLRKRELEKQRERGRDKDRGKDMERVQHLSRHEQTPMDQRTILVPKEEPLSPVPSPQHIPTLTTTNGPLSHRHTPKSPCRPGLLAAANHQIQELDRLTVPSGGDRPSAHALLLPRAPKPPEPERHNTSRDGQHVEPAPVCYPVQDYPLPLLVPDAYQPAKKQEDNLLVSSYPAGALPFGPLGKMMVPNGADLAKLPFYPDPYQLLYGSQFLAYPYNVAALPVALNMMAPGADKVEPLPFLPAIFNYTAGAGPYMGAPPHPLVAKPSFYGGGKKQRDGGSSKP, from the coding sequence ATGAAGGGGAAAAGGCATTGTAGTCGAGGAGATGCGATGATGGAGGACAGGCTGGACAGCATGGCCGATGGacctaaaaatgcaaaaatcacCCTAAGCTTCCCAGTTAGCGCCGGGCCCCTCCCGGCCTCGCTGACGTCATCCGGCTATTGTCGTAACGCCGCGTCATCCTCTTCCCCACACAGACGCCGGCCTTCTTCTAAGAGCTCAGACGAGGGGTCTCTATGGAAACTGGACTCCACCATGGACGTAAAGCACAGACCTTTTAAGCCCCCGAGGCACGACAGTTCTCCGTCCTcgtctccctcctcctcctcatccccaATGACTGTTCACGCGCTTATCAGGAAGGATATAAAATCCCCGCCTCCTCTCAAGTGCTCCAAACTCCCTCCAGAGACACAGTTTCACAAGTCGGCGCCAGCATCTTCCAGCTCCGCTCTAGCGGGCTCGTACGGCGGAGACGGATGGGACGAGAGACACAAGGCGGCCAACGGCGCAGCTTCACCCTCACAAACAGCCCAGATCCTCTTCAGCCTGGGCACCTCGGCCTATCCGAGAGGAGGCGGGGACGCAGAGAGGAAGGAGAAAATAACAGGACGACCCGCTGGGAAGCTGGGAAGCCCTCGTGGACCGAGTCTACACCCACCCGCACTCCACCTCCCGCCCCCtctgcccccaccccctcctcccccgTCCGAGGGGCTCACTGCACCCCCCCACTCCTCCTCCTACTCCCCCACAGACAACCTCAAGCCCGAACTGATTTGCGGAGTGTGCCACCGGCTCTTCAGCTCGGCCTCCTCACTCACTGTCCACATGCGGCTGCATCGTGGAAGCCGCGCCCTCAGCTGCCGCTTTTGCGGCAAAGTCTTCATCCACAGCAAGAGGCTGCAATCTCACGAGGCCTCCTGCAGGGTGCCGGGCCTGCCGTCCCGACTGGGCCCGTCTCTCGCCGTGCAGCCAAAGGAGGAGCCGCTGGAGGAAGGCGAAGTGAGAGTGGAGGAAGGGGAAACAGACATGAGCAAGGCGAGGCCGGAGAAAAAAGCAGGTAGCCTGTCGGCACGTGTGCAAGGCGAGGACGATGCAGCAGCCGCGGAGCTCCTGGCAAGTGATGAGAGCCATTTTGTGAAGGTGGTGGACGGCAATGTCATTTACTTCTGCTCTGTGTGCGAGCGCTCTTACATGACGTTGTCCAGCCTTAAGCGTCACTCCAACGTACACTCGTGGCGACGCAGGTACCCGTGCCATTACTGCGACAAGGTCTTCGCACTGGCCGAGTACCGCACAAAACATGAGGTGTGGCACACTGGGGAGCGGCGATACCAGTGCATTTTCTGCTGGGATGCCTTTGCTACCTACTACAATCTCAAAACTCATCAGAAGACCATTCACGGCATCAATCCCAGTCTGATCTCCAGTGAAAAGACGGCCAATGGCGGCTATAAGCAGAAGGCAAACGCCCTCAAGCTCTACCGCCTCCTTCCCATGCGCTCACAGAAAAGACCGTACAAGACTTACAGTGACACATTGCAAAATGGCCTGCTGATGTCACCGGCTGAAGCCCCTTCCCTCTCTCTGCCTGGCCTGGGCTGCGATCTTGGACCTGGAGACTTACCAAGTTTCATCAGTGGGACCCATCCTCAGAGCGTCAAGCCTGACCCTGACggcttttgcgatgacgtcctCGCCGCTGAACACAACCGCTCTGCGTCGCCGCCCTTCCCCCAGCAAGACTCTGCCCAGCTTAATAAACACGACGAGGCCCACGAGTTAGAGCCGCATCGAGGCAGCTCCAAAATGTCCAGTAGCAGCAAAACCAAAAGTCACAAAGCGGCGAGAGGCGCAGACTCAACAAGCATGCCCTCTGTGATCACATATGGACACACAAAACCCTCGGTCATAGTTCACGGAACCGCTGTGTCATCCTCTGTCATTGTGCACAGCAACCAGCTCTCCCCCGGAGGTGAGCAAAACAAGCCCCCTGAAATCAACGTCAGTCAGACCTCCCACAAGGTCAGCGCGAGGCCATTAAAGAGACAGAGGGACGGCGCTGATGGCCACAGAAAAAGGTCCCGAGACAGCTCGGATCCGATAAGACGGGGTGCGGAGGCAGACGGGTCATGTTTTAAGTCCAGAAAGTCCCACAGCAAGAATGACCTATCTAGGTCAAAGCAGCCGTCGCCATCGGCGGGCTCACTGGTCAAAGAGACAGGCCCGCTCTGCCAGATCACTGTGCGTATTGGGGAGGAGGCCATAGTGAAGCGCAGTATCTCAGAGACAGACCTTAGGAGAGACAAAAGCCgctctccccccaaaaacaaaagaggcgaaGCATCTTCGGTGAAGGCCGCCCATCATCACAAACACCACGACCACCGCCGGGCCAGCCAGGGACAGGAGGACGATACGGGGCAAGATAGCAAGGAAGAGGTGGGAGAAAACACGGGCAACTCCTGCGACGAGTTGAGGGAGTACAACTTTCGCCAAAAAGTGCGCGAGCAGGAGAGCGACCACGACATGGAGGACAACCTGTGGCGACCTTACTACTCCTACAAGCCCAAGAAAAAGGCGCAGGCACATCTGCAGAGGTTCAAAAGCTGGCAGCGCAAGCTCAAGTTTAAGCGCGCTCTGCGGCTGAAGAGGAGAGCGGAGAAGCTGAAAAAGTGTGGGAATAAAGAGATGGGAAAATCacaagatgaggaggaggagggtggaaAGCCGTCAGAGGCTGACAAGGCTGGATGTGAAAGAGAAGAGAAGCAAGCAAAGGAGGCCTGTCATGAGCTCTCCACCCCTTCTCCGCCATCCCCAAAGCCGCTTCTCGGGACCTCCGTTGCTCCTACAGGACTGAAAAGGCGGCCTTGGACCAATGGCAACGCGGCAGAGTGCGCTACATGTGGCTGCTGGTTCTCGAGCACCAGCAAGCGGGACCAGCACGAGCTGAGTCATCTTCTGGAGTTTGTGTGCCTCTTCTGCCGAGCCACTTTCCCCTCAAGGGACAAATTAGAAGACCACCAGAGGATCCAGCATCCCAAGCCCGCCGACACATCCGCAGGCATGCAAAAAGTGGCACTCGGCGAACATCCCAATGTGCTCAAACCTGAATGTGGCGACGAAAAGGAAGCTCAACTCAACTTGAGTAATTCAAGTCCGGCCCGCCTGAGCAGAAGAGCATTGTCACGCCATACCTGCCCACAGTGTCACAAAGTGTGCAAGACGTCCTCTGCGCTCAACCGCCACATCCGACGTCACGAGTTCAGCAGTTCTCCAGAGAGGGAAAAGGAAGACGACCTTCCAGAGCCCGAAACGACAGCCGAGAGCAAAGACGAGGTCCGTGAAAAAGGCCAAGTTGTGTCAGTCATAAGCTATTTGACAGCAGAGCCCCCTAAAAGTTGCGACTCTTCATCATCACCAGACCATCACGGTGAACCGACATCCCAACATCGGCAAGCGGAGTCCGGTGACAAGCCTGAAGTGGCTGAGCGCACATACCTGGAACCTGAGAGGAAGCCCAGCCCAAAGATTAGCGAGAGCCCCGTTGACCTTGCGCCCGCTAAAGCTCAGCCCGTCCTATCCGCGGCCCCCAATCTCCAGAGTGTGCTGGTCATGAACAGGCCCGAATGTTTGGACTTCTGCACCCCCGGCAAACGGAACCTAGACAAAATTGCAAGCCCTGTGCACAGCATGGTAACCCCTAGCACCTCCGCTAATGTGCCCATGACGCCACAGACCAGAATAACCACTGCTGCTCCACCCATTGCCATAGCAACCGTTAACAGCTCTGATCGGGGAGTTGTGGCACGAGATGGGGTCATTATGGACAGAGAGAGGCAGGCTCGGAGTGCTATGTTTGTGCACGGCAGCTACAAGGAACCCCCCCTGGTCCAAGCTCTCCGAGTCCAGTCCCTGTCCCGCAGTCCGTCTCCCAATGAAGCACAAGACCTGACCATGTCCTCCATACTAGCTCGAGAGAGGGAGACGGAGAGGCAACGACTACGAAAGAGGGAGCTCGAGAAACAGCGAGAGAGGGGGCGGGACAAAGACCGAGGAAAAGACATGGAGAGGGTCCAACACTTGAGTCGACATGAACAGACCCCAATGGACCAAAGAACTATATTAGTTCCCAAAGAGGAGCCTTTGAGTCCCGTGCCGTCCCCCCAACACATCCCCACTTTAACCACTACAAATGGGCCTCTGTCGCACAGACACACTCCAAAGTCACCCTGCCGTCCTGGACTCTTAGCCGCGGCCAACCATCAGATCCAAGAACTGGACCGGCTGACGGTACCCAGCGGTGGGGACCGCCCCTCCGCCCATGCTCTCCTTCTCCCGCGGGCACCAAAACCACCTGAACCTGAGCGTCACAACACTTCCAGGGATGGCCAGCACGTGGAACCTGCGCCGGTGTGCTACCCTGTCCAGGATTACCCCCTTCCCCTCCTTGTACCGGACGCCTATCAGCCAGCTAAGAAGCAGGAAGACAACCTCCTTGTGTCCTCCTACCCTGCCGGAGCGCTTCCCTTCGGGCCTCTGGGAAAGATGATGGTCCCTAACGGCGCTGACTTGGCCAAGCTGCCGTTCTATCCGGACCCGTACCAGCTCCTCTACGGCTCCCAGTTTCTGGCCTACCCATACAATGTGGCGGCTCTTCCCGTGGCCCTCAACATGATGGCGCCCGGGGCGGACAAGGTGGAGCCTCTGCCCTTCCTGCCGGCCATCTTCAACTACACCGCTGGCGCGGGTCCCTATATGGGCGCCCCGCCGCACCCGCTGGTGGCCAAGCCCAGCTTCTACGGCGGTGGAAAGAAGCAACGAGACGGCGGCAGCAGCAAACCATAG